Proteins co-encoded in one Malus sylvestris chromosome 9, drMalSylv7.2, whole genome shotgun sequence genomic window:
- the LOC126634395 gene encoding microtubule-destabilizing protein 60-like: protein MEKTHSKSTLKFVKSASQFTTGLWSTNSEGMPKDEFKDKSKSCQKSPTMENTKAQEVKLHTQQRATKRAMFNYMVATKLSILEQQRKQEEMLQKMIEEEEIRLLRKEMVPRAQLMPFFDRPFIPQRSSRPLTIPREPSFRMMSSKGFSCNSGSELYNFQPTTQAMNPIK, encoded by the exons atggagAAGACACACTCCAAATCTACTCTTAAG TTTGTGAAGAGTGCTTCACAGTTCACAACGGGTTTATGGAGCACAAATTCTGAAGGAATG CCAAAAGATGAATTCAAGGACAAATCAAAG TCTTGTCAGAAGTCTCCTACAATGGAAAATACCAAAGCTCAAGAAGTGAAACTTCACACTCAACAAAGAGCAACCAAACGAGCAATGTTCAACTACATG GTTGCGACCAAGCTGAGCATCTTGGAGCAGCAGAGAAAACAAGAAGAGATGTTGCAGAAG ATGATAGAAGAGGAAGAGATTCGCTTGCTGAGAAAGGAGATGGTTCCAAGGGCTCAATTGATGCCATTTTTCGATAGACCTTTCATTCCGCAAAg ATCGAGCAGGCCTTTAACAATTCCTAGAGAACCAAGTTTCCGAATGATGAGCAGCAAGGGCTTCAGCTGCAACTCTGGCAGTGAACTCTACAATTTCCAACCCACAACTCAAGCTATGAATCCCATCAAGTAG
- the LOC126634072 gene encoding universal stress protein PHOS32-like, with amino-acid sequence MGKERSVGIGMDYSATSKLALRWAVDNLIEEGDRIVLIHVESPKAATSRKQLFENSGSPLIPLEELVLETNVSKQYGLTNDPEVLDILDKVSRSKGAKVVAKVYWGDAGEKLCDAVLDLKLDSLVVGSRGLGLIKRVLLGSVSNYVVTNASCPVTVVKGVQSSKP; translated from the exons ATGGGGAAGGAACGCAGTGTAGGAATAGGCATGGATTATTCAGCAACAAGCAAATTGGCCCTAAGATGGGCAGTCGATAATCTCATCGAAGAAGGAGATCGCATCGTATTAATCCACGTTGAGTCACCCAAAGCTGCAACAAGCAGGAAGCAGCTGTTTGAGAACTCTGGATCAC CTTTGATTCCTTTGGAAGAACTTGTACTGGAGACTAACGTCTCAAAGCAGTATGGACTTACTAATGATCCAGAGGTGCTTGATATTCTTGATAAAGTTTCAAGAAGTAAAGGG GCCAAGGTTGTGGCCAAGGTGTACTGGGGAGATGCAGGGGAGAAGTTGTGTGATGCTGTGCTAGATCTCAAGCTTGATTCGCTTGTTGTTGGAAGCAGGGGATTAGGCCTTATCAAAAG GGTGCTGCTGGGCAGTGTTAGCAACTACGTGGTGACCAATGCTTCATGTCCAGTTACAGTTGTCAAGGGGGTGCAATCATCCAAACCATAA
- the LOC126634280 gene encoding glutamate decarboxylase 1 produces the protein MALSRTASESDVSVHSTFASRYVRTSLPRFKMAENSIPKEAAYQIINDELMLDGNPRLNLASFVTTWMEPECDKLMMASINKNYVDMDEYPVTTELQNRCVNMIAHLFNAPLGDSEAAIGVGTVGSSEAIMLAGLAFKRKWQNKRRAEGKPVDKPNIVTGANVQVCWEKFARYFEVELKEVKLRDGYYVMDPEKAVEMVDENTICVAAILGSTLNGEFEDVKLLNDLLIEKNKETGWDTTIHVDAASGGFIAPFLYPELEWDFRLPLVKSINVSGHKYGLVYAGIGWVIWRNKEDLPEELIFHINYLGADQPTFTLNFSKGSSQVIAQYYQLIRLGFEGYRNVMENCRENMVVLKEGLEKTGRFNIVSKDEGVPLVAFSLKDNHRHDEFEISDLLRRFGWIVPAYTMPPDAQHITVLRVVIREDFSRTLAERLVNDIKKVLRELDTLPSKLSSNVKAADEEGEKPGTTLESKKSDLEKTREITIVWRKFVMARKQKMNVVC, from the exons ATGGCTCTCTCAAGGACTGCGTCGGAGTCGGACGTCTCCGTCCACTCAACCTTCGCTTCTCGATACGTCCGAACTTCTCTTCCTAG GTTCAAAATGGCGGAAAATTCGATCCCGAAGGAGGCAGCGTACCAGATTATAaacgatgagctgatgttggaTGGGAACCCTAGGCTGAATCTGGCTTCGTTTGTGACGACATGGATGGAGCCTGAGTGTGATAAACTTATGATGGCCTCCATCAACAAGAACTACGTCGACATGGATGAGTACCCTGTCACCACTGAGCTCCAG AATCGATGCGTAAACATGATAGCTCATCTGTTCAATGCACCATTGGGAGATTCAGAGGCAGCAATTGGAGTGGGAACGGTGGGCTCTTCTGAGGCCATCATGTTGGCTGGCTTGGCATTCAAGAGGAAGTGGCAAAACAAGAGGAGAGCTGAGGGCAAACCCGTTGACAAACCCAACATTGTCACCGGAGCCAATGTCCAG GTGTGCTGGGAGAAGTTTGCAAGGTACTTTGAGGTGGAGTTGAAGGAGGTGAAGTTGAGGGATGGCTACTATGTAATGGACCCTGAGAAAGCAGTGGAAATGGTTGATGAGAACACAATCTGTGTTGCTGCTATCCTCGGCTCCACCCTCAACGGTGAGTTCGAAGATGTCAAGCTCTTGAACGATCTCTTGATAGAGAAGAACAAGGAAACTGG ATGGGATACTACAATCCATGTAGACGCAGCAAGTGGTGGGTTTATTGCTCCATTTCTATACCCAGAACTGGAATGGGATTTCCGTTTGCCCCTTGTTAAGAGCATCAATGTTAGCGGACACAAGTACGGACTTGTGTATGCAGGGATTGGATGGGTCATCTGGAGGAACAAAGAAGATTTGCCGGAAGAACTCATCTTCCATATCAACTATCTTGGAGCTGACCAACCTACTTTCACCCTCAACTTCTCAAAAG GCTCCAGCCAAGTTATTGCTCAATATTATCAACTGATTCGCTTGGGTTTTGAG GGATACAGGAACGTCATGGAAAATTGTCGTGAAAACATGGTAGTACTAAAAGAAGGATTGGAGAAGACAGGTCGTTTCAACATAGTCTCCAAAGATGAAGGTGTACCCTTGGTGGCCTTCTCTTTGAAGGATAACCATCGCCACGACGAGTTTGAAATCTCCGACTTGCTTCGCCGCTTCGGATGGATCGTTCCGGCATACACTATGCCCCCAGACGCGCAACACATCACCGTGCTACGTGTTGTCATTAGGGAAGACTTCTCTCGCACTTTGGCCGAGCGGCTTGTGAATGACATCAAAAAAGTGTTGAGAGAACTTGACACGCTTCCATCTAAGCTTAGCTCCAACGTGAAGGCTGCTGATGAAGAAGGTGAGAAACCTGGGACGACACTTGAGAGTAAGAAGAGTGATTTGGAGAAAACAAGGGAGATCACGATAGTTTGGAGGAAGTTTGTTATGGCCAGGAAGCAGAAGATGAATGTTGTTTGTTAG
- the LOC126633984 gene encoding LOW QUALITY PROTEIN: ATP synthase subunit a (The sequence of the model RefSeq protein was modified relative to this genomic sequence to represent the inferred CDS: inserted 1 base in 1 codon; deleted 2 bases in 2 codons; substituted 1 base at 1 genomic stop codon), with amino-acid sequence MPFRRVQGEAHTEALELTRLVPNLLEQFANLPLICMHIGNLYFSLTNPSCLFMLLILNLVPLLVHFITRNREGNSIPYVXQSLVKLIYDFVLNLVNEQTGGLSRNVKKKFFSRISITFTFLLFCNPLGMIPYNFTVTSHFLNILDLSFSXFISVTIMGFQRNGLHCLSFSLPVEVPLQLAPFLVLLELIPLVFAAYKRGKWNYFKIFFPHLSTSNCERNNKNQNESILILDFLYRTFETTF; translated from the exons atgCCTTTTCGCAGAGTACAAGGTGAAGCACATACGGAGGCTCTGGAGCTAACGCGGCTGGTCCCCAACCTACTTGAGCAATTTGCCAATCTAccattgatttgtatgcatataggAAACTTGTATTTCTCATTGACAAatccttct tgtttgtttatgttgcTAATTCTCAATTTGGTCCCACTTCTGGTTCATTTTATTACTAGAAACAGAGAAGGAAACTCAATACCATATGTCTAGCAATCCTTGGTAAAGCTTATTTATGATTTCGTGTTGAACCTAGTAAACGAACAAACAGGTGGTCTTTccagaaatgtaaaaaaaaagtttttctctcgaatctcgatcacttttact tttttgttattttgtaaTCCCTTAGGTATGATACCTTATAACTTCACGGTTACAAGTCATTTTCTCAATATATTGGATCTctcatttt attttattagcGTTACCATAATGGGATTCCAAAGAAATGGGCTTCATTGTTTAAGCTTCTCATTACCCGTAGAAGTCCCACTGCAGTTGGCACCCTTTTTAGTACTCCTTGAGCTAATTCCTCTTGTTTTCGCAGCTTATAAAAGAGGCAAATGGaactatttcaaaattttctttcccCATCTCTCTACATCAAATTGcgaaagaaataacaaaaaccaGAACGAAAGCATATTAATATTGGATTTTCTGTATCGGACTTTCGAAACAACTTTCTGA